Proteins co-encoded in one Acidobacteriota bacterium genomic window:
- a CDS encoding VCBS repeat-containing protein: MGKFGNILCSFYMAWSRFGSFPGLIVTFLSCSSIVFGVQYSAIKYADLDHDGRIETIDVDSERPSALEIRRNRKLLWSGVSSDWKPWKLEIADVDGDGKPEIVLGVFKSTKFFPQPHNCLFIYNWAGDHAYPKWLGSSLARPFTDFLFAALDEQPGTELFAVETSLDGRKSIGAYRWNGFGFTLERRTGDWHTAKILGSQDGQISVEADGEHLVVSAKTGARHEK, encoded by the coding sequence ATGGGGAAGTTTGGCAACATTCTATGCAGTTTTTACATGGCGTGGAGCAGGTTCGGGAGTTTTCCGGGGCTGATCGTCACCTTTCTTTCTTGCTCGTCAATAGTATTTGGTGTTCAATACTCCGCGATCAAGTACGCTGACCTCGACCACGACGGCCGGATCGAAACCATCGACGTTGACAGCGAAAGACCGTCCGCCCTCGAGATACGGCGGAACCGCAAGTTGCTATGGTCAGGCGTTTCCTCCGATTGGAAGCCTTGGAAATTAGAGATAGCTGATGTCGATGGCGACGGTAAGCCTGAGATCGTCCTCGGTGTCTTCAAATCGACAAAATTCTTCCCCCAACCCCACAATTGCCTTTTCATCTACAATTGGGCCGGAGATCACGCCTACCCGAAATGGCTCGGATCGTCGCTAGCACGCCCGTTCACAGATTTTTTATTCGCCGCTCTCGACGAACAACCAGGCACCGAGTTGTTTGCTGTTGAAACTTCGCTTGATGGAAGGAAGAGCATCGGAGCTTATCGCTGGAACGGTTTTGGATTCACGCTCGAAAGACGAACCGGCGACTGGCATACCGCTAAGATCCTCGGCTCGCAAGATGGACAAATATCAGTAGAAGCTGACGGCGAGCATCTCGTTGTTTCGGCAAAGACAGGAGCACGTCATGAGAAATGA
- a CDS encoding DUF3160 domain-containing protein, protein MRNEYKQYLITWLSATLLLLIAITATKAQTARVKPYSVTPQLKEVSNLAHFNRKMPISPQKRAMLAKNLFAVSPTKTKQLFQIYEDNDYKDIPSFVTTDAVLHLYHIFFDFTLRTVEEQSLTPVLHRLTEGMLADSVKTWNETDNVQLKDAALKNVVYFAVAARNLGLKPTVPSAAENLIRIETDLIDRHEGMKIGAIFPYEVDYSQFIPRGHYTRTETLQRYFRVMMWYGLAPFALRSNEKRADETIRQSILLTRSLYRTKLIDEWHKIYEPTAFYVGTADDLTPADWRSAMDATFGENARMAEFADLQRFDAFVEAAQLLRPARIQYRRLIAPGKTVAPDPKVQFRFMGQRYIPDSEILQKLSIPMKRVFPASLDVMAVLGSGRAANILDANPAIYNPQNWAEYNPEREKLVRQFAQVPAETWTSNLYWSWLNALRTLNEPVPGGYPSFMKTEAWQDKSLNSSLASWAQLRHDTILYGKQSGAEMGDGSEPAPYKGYVEPNVRFWSQMLELTKKSREGLTSRKLMPEELEGKFESFEETLINLKTISEKELRNEKLTEDEYDSIRAIGGTLEYLTLSVMTGNPDTWELVNETDKDMACIADVHTGGDRVLEEAVGHANEILVIVPVEGKLVLTRGAVFSYYEFIHPAADRLTDEKWQKMVNLGRAPEPPAWTRSFLIAAGKPGPR, encoded by the coding sequence ATGAGAAATGAATATAAGCAATATTTGATCACCTGGTTATCGGCAACTCTCCTTCTTCTTATCGCTATAACAGCTACGAAAGCACAGACCGCCCGGGTTAAGCCATACAGCGTAACGCCCCAACTGAAAGAGGTTTCCAACCTCGCCCATTTCAATCGAAAGATGCCGATCAGTCCACAAAAGCGCGCTATGCTCGCGAAGAATCTCTTCGCCGTATCGCCAACCAAGACGAAACAGTTGTTCCAGATCTATGAGGACAACGACTATAAGGACATACCGTCCTTTGTGACGACCGACGCGGTGCTGCATCTGTATCACATCTTCTTTGATTTTACTCTCCGCACGGTCGAGGAACAGTCACTGACGCCTGTCCTTCACCGATTGACCGAGGGTATGCTTGCCGATTCGGTCAAGACCTGGAACGAAACCGACAACGTTCAACTAAAGGACGCTGCACTTAAAAATGTCGTTTATTTCGCCGTTGCGGCAAGGAACCTAGGCCTCAAGCCAACGGTGCCGTCGGCCGCTGAGAACCTCATCCGGATCGAGACCGATCTCATCGACCGTCATGAGGGAATGAAGATCGGAGCGATCTTTCCTTACGAAGTGGATTATTCGCAATTTATTCCGCGTGGCCATTACACGCGGACCGAAACGCTGCAGCGTTATTTCCGCGTGATGATGTGGTACGGCCTCGCGCCGTTCGCCCTTCGCTCGAATGAAAAGCGTGCGGACGAGACGATCCGCCAGAGCATATTACTGACCCGTTCACTGTATCGAACCAAGTTGATCGACGAATGGCATAAGATATACGAGCCGACCGCTTTTTACGTCGGAACGGCGGACGACCTGACCCCGGCAGACTGGAGATCGGCAATGGACGCGACGTTTGGGGAAAACGCCCGCATGGCGGAATTTGCTGATCTGCAAAGGTTTGACGCGTTCGTCGAGGCGGCACAACTGCTTCGTCCGGCACGCATCCAGTACCGCCGTCTGATCGCGCCCGGAAAGACTGTCGCACCCGATCCAAAGGTCCAGTTCCGCTTTATGGGCCAGCGGTATATTCCTGACAGCGAGATCCTGCAGAAGCTATCGATCCCGATGAAACGCGTTTTTCCTGCGAGCCTCGATGTCATGGCTGTGCTTGGCAGCGGCCGTGCAGCGAATATCCTTGACGCTAATCCCGCGATCTATAACCCGCAGAACTGGGCTGAATATAACCCGGAACGGGAAAAGTTAGTCCGTCAATTCGCGCAGGTCCCGGCAGAAACCTGGACGTCAAATCTTTATTGGAGTTGGCTTAACGCACTTCGCACGCTGAATGAACCCGTTCCAGGCGGCTATCCATCGTTCATGAAGACCGAAGCGTGGCAGGACAAATCGCTTAATTCTTCGCTCGCCTCGTGGGCACAGCTTCGTCACGACACGATCCTTTACGGCAAGCAAAGTGGAGCCGAGATGGGCGACGGCAGCGAACCGGCTCCGTACAAAGGCTATGTCGAACCGAATGTTCGCTTTTGGAGCCAGATGCTCGAATTGACAAAGAAATCCCGCGAAGGGCTGACGTCGCGCAAGCTGATGCCCGAGGAACTCGAAGGGAAATTTGAGTCTTTCGAGGAAACGCTGATAAATCTCAAGACTATCTCTGAGAAAGAGTTGCGTAACGAAAAGTTGACCGAGGACGAATATGACTCGATCCGGGCTATAGGCGGGACGCTCGAATACCTGACGCTTTCTGTGATGACCGGTAACCCGGACACATGGGAACTCGTGAACGAGACCGACAAGGATATGGCGTGTATCGCTGACGTTCACACCGGCGGCGACCGGGTGCTCGAGGAAGCGGTCGGCCACGCAAACGAGATCTTGGTCATCGTCCCCGTCGAAGGCAAGCTCGTTCTCACCCGCGGTGCCGTTTTTAGCTATTACGAATTCATCCATCCGGCCGCAGATCGGCTGACCGACGAGAAATGGCAGAAGATGGTGAATCTCGGTCGTGCTCCCGAACCACCCGCGTGGACAAGATCGTTTTTGATAGCGGCCGGCAAACCCGGCCCGAGGTAA
- a CDS encoding polysaccharide biosynthesis/export family protein: MKAMVLLRNTLIISASLLILSGLGFGQTETAKNSESKAAKEPKTRALVPLPAPSSQTDKTDEAAEKVVTEDILPYYNNYLKEYRLGPSDVISVEVFGQCPDYCIMSKPIPPNAKISYPLIREGVLVAGRTVEQVAAEITKKLDEFIIDPKVTVTLEKAMSTRYSVMGNVALPGVRVMDRKVSVYEAIIESGGVTKNGNKDKVYVVSYGKDGRLTRQQVSLAKMEAGKADMVFLNPGDQVFVAGKGFTIEKFFDVLGKASAARLLFGSPL; this comes from the coding sequence ATGAAAGCAATGGTACTTCTCAGAAACACTCTAATCATTTCAGCAAGCCTGTTAATTCTTTCGGGGTTAGGCTTTGGTCAGACGGAAACGGCCAAGAACAGCGAAAGCAAGGCGGCTAAAGAGCCAAAGACAAGGGCTCTTGTACCACTTCCGGCTCCATCATCTCAAACGGATAAAACGGATGAAGCAGCGGAAAAGGTCGTTACCGAAGATATTCTGCCCTATTACAATAACTATCTTAAAGAATATCGGCTTGGACCGAGCGATGTGATCTCGGTCGAGGTATTTGGTCAATGTCCCGATTATTGCATCATGAGCAAGCCGATCCCGCCAAATGCAAAAATTTCGTACCCGTTGATCCGCGAGGGTGTATTGGTTGCGGGCAGAACCGTAGAGCAAGTTGCCGCTGAGATAACAAAGAAGCTCGACGAGTTTATAATCGATCCAAAAGTCACGGTTACTCTCGAAAAAGCTATGTCCACGCGATACAGCGTTATGGGCAACGTAGCCCTTCCCGGTGTTCGCGTGATGGATCGCAAAGTGAGCGTCTACGAAGCTATCATCGAATCCGGCGGCGTCACTAAGAATGGTAACAAAGATAAGGTATATGTCGTCAGTTATGGTAAGGACGGCCGTCTTACACGCCAACAGGTCAGTCTCGCCAAGATGGAAGCCGGAAAGGCCGATATGGTTTTCTTGAATCCGGGTGATCAGGTCTTCGTGGCCGGTAAAGGATTTACGATCGAGAAGTTCTTTGATGTCCTGGGCAAGGCAAGTGCGGCACGCCTGCTTTTCGGCAGCCCACTCTAA
- a CDS encoding fasciclin domain-containing protein yields the protein MKPANTNTAANTATAPAETGPTVGGAQMLKSKDIIDNAVNSKDHTTLVAAVKAAGLVDTLKGAGPFTVFAPVNAAFDKLPKGTVDTLLKPENKAKLSGILTYHVVAGKQDAASIAKAIEEGKGKATFKTVAGGTLTATLEGKDVILTDEKGGKSKVTIADVMQSNGVIHVVDSVLMPK from the coding sequence ATGAAACCTGCAAACACCAACACGGCGGCAAACACCGCAACCGCCCCGGCTGAGACCGGCCCGACGGTCGGCGGAGCGCAGATGCTCAAGTCGAAGGACATCATCGACAATGCGGTTAATTCGAAAGATCACACGACGCTCGTCGCTGCGGTCAAAGCCGCCGGATTGGTCGATACTCTGAAAGGTGCCGGGCCGTTCACCGTGTTTGCTCCGGTCAACGCTGCGTTCGACAAATTGCCTAAGGGCACGGTCGATACGCTTCTTAAGCCTGAGAACAAGGCGAAATTGAGCGGCATCCTGACCTACCACGTCGTTGCCGGCAAGCAGGACGCAGCATCGATCGCCAAGGCTATCGAAGAAGGCAAAGGCAAGGCGACCTTCAAAACTGTCGCCGGCGGCACACTGACCGCAACTCTCGAAGGCAAGGACGTTATCCTTACCGATGAAAAAGGCGGCAAATCGAAAGTAACGATCGCCGACGTAATGCAGTCAAACGGCGTCATCCACGTCGTCGACAGCGTTCTGATGCCAAAATAG
- a CDS encoding TIGR03013 family PEP-CTERM/XrtA system glycosyltransferase, whose translation MGAARFSSRLIWLLLADAAILYCGVILAMYLRFGMAGSENELDNKNGWIKIAVATFVCLLILYFYDLYDYIVMTNRRELLLRLVQALGIAWALLALLFYFVPAMLLGRGVSVFSVPIVLVLLLGWRIAIHALTGHPDIGEKILVVGTGKTALDTAEAVWERRDAGYRIVGFLSENGAKPRERLGRSEILGKAHELEAVIKSEKIDRVVIAVRERRGAFPTEALLKMSLAGDVSIEECTSFFERITGKVHVDMLRPSWLIFAGRQRDSQLKLFFREVVHRLLALVGLVISLPVAIVTAILIKLDSRGPIFYKQERVGKAGHTFNVIKFRSMKTDAEADGKPIWATTNDERTTRVGKIIRKLRIDEIPQFWNILKGEMSFVGPRPERPHFVQQLAKEIPYFEHRHLVTPGLTGWAQIKYPYGASVDDAIQKLQYDLYYIKNQSLTLDMVIVFDTVKTVLFGKGR comes from the coding sequence ATGGGTGCTGCACGATTCAGTTCAAGGTTGATTTGGTTATTGCTCGCTGACGCCGCGATACTCTATTGCGGCGTCATCCTTGCAATGTATCTACGCTTTGGGATGGCTGGATCTGAAAATGAACTCGACAACAAGAACGGCTGGATCAAAATCGCCGTTGCGACCTTTGTTTGTCTGCTTATTCTATACTTCTACGATCTTTACGACTACATTGTAATGACCAACCGCCGCGAGCTCTTGCTAAGGCTCGTTCAGGCGTTGGGCATTGCATGGGCGTTGCTCGCTCTCCTATTCTACTTCGTGCCGGCGATGCTGCTTGGGCGTGGAGTTTCTGTCTTCTCGGTGCCGATCGTTCTGGTGCTTCTGCTTGGATGGCGGATCGCCATTCATGCTCTCACCGGCCATCCTGACATCGGAGAAAAGATCCTCGTTGTAGGCACCGGAAAAACCGCCCTTGATACGGCTGAGGCGGTTTGGGAACGAAGAGATGCAGGCTACCGTATCGTAGGCTTCCTATCCGAAAACGGAGCAAAACCGCGTGAACGCCTGGGCCGATCAGAGATCTTGGGCAAAGCTCACGAACTTGAAGCCGTAATAAAGAGCGAAAAGATCGACCGTGTGGTGATCGCCGTTCGCGAACGCCGCGGAGCATTTCCGACCGAAGCTCTTCTCAAAATGAGTCTCGCCGGTGATGTCTCGATCGAGGAATGCACCTCATTTTTTGAAAGGATAACGGGCAAAGTCCATGTGGACATGCTTAGGCCGTCATGGCTGATCTTTGCGGGGCGCCAGCGGGATTCTCAGTTAAAGCTCTTCTTTCGTGAGGTTGTTCACAGGCTTCTCGCTCTGGTCGGGCTGGTGATTTCGCTGCCTGTTGCGATCGTAACCGCCATACTTATCAAGCTTGATTCACGAGGGCCGATCTTTTATAAGCAGGAGCGCGTTGGTAAAGCCGGGCACACATTCAATGTCATTAAGTTCCGCTCCATGAAAACGGATGCCGAAGCTGACGGTAAGCCGATCTGGGCGACGACGAATGACGAGCGAACGACCCGGGTCGGCAAGATCATCCGAAAGCTCCGGATCGATGAGATTCCTCAGTTTTGGAACATTTTGAAGGGAGAGATGAGCTTTGTCGGGCCAAGGCCTGAGAGACCGCATTTTGTACAGCAGCTTGCAAAAGAGATCCCCTACTTTGAACATCGGCATCTTGTAACTCCAGGTTTGACCGGCTGGGCACAGATCAAATATCCGTACGGTGCATCAGTGGACGATGCGATCCAGAAGCTGCAGTACGACCTCTACTACATCAAGAATCAAAGCCTGACGTTGGACATGGTCATAGTTTTTGACACGGTGAAGACAGTTCTTTTTGGAAAGGGAAGGTAA
- a CDS encoding VCBS repeat-containing protein, producing the protein MLILLGATAAAALPFLQRALAGETPLRVLSHLLTDEGSPERNRQSILEQPAVACGLFIGSGVLMRYQSTVTANIVNYTYANSQTAPNDFAIFQTHDPAGGPRVTDAITGTGHTFTVFSPGQLASVSLSSYRVVVLNWEDHSLGEFESQHSAALGQLETYVNAGGVVWIQAAFEGNNGNSIPMPFGGTAVYDPSAADQIADPLSPIVAGIMSPDLFGDPASSTVFPNVPASGHVVVKNFNGSIPTLYEIKGSGSCVPPGGTPTPTPFVTPTPSSTPSPAPTSTPTPTPTPEPTLTPTPTPTPSPTPTPTPTPSPTPTATPTPTPSPTPNPTPTATPTPTPTPTPTTTLGIYPATGVGLSGNTTVVPDASPANATDIRVWASPGFKGTLEVDRTMGVIRVTNAHPARSGAYTVTVRAVGPGGVATRTFDLTVTATACAVSSGFASPPVPEVMVGNSPISVAVGDFNADGVQDIAVANLISNSVSIRLGNGSGGFISPAPPEVAVGNFPISVAVGDFNGDGIQDLATANSAFGLNTVSIRLGNGGGGFTSPAVPEVTVGSLPTSVAISDFNGDGIHDLATTNQVGNNVSIRLGDGSGGFESPAVPEVTVGSGPAAVAVGDFNRDGIYDLAVANGGSANLSIRLGNGSGGFTLPTVPEVTVGSFPNSVAVADFNGDDIQDVAVANSGSTTVSIRLGNGSGGFVSPAVPEVTVPLGPESIAIGDFNGDRMQDLAVAANSLTDTVSIRLGNGSGGFISPVVPEVTVGTNPKSVVVGDFNGDGIHDFVAANTGSSTVSIRLGTCTLATPTPTPTPTPTPTPTASPIPTPTVTPSPNPTPTPNPTPTLTPTPTPTPSPTPAPTPAIGNYPATVVSLSGSAFVPPTNPPLPGSSVTVSTDLRFKGLIAVDRVSGSVQITNAYPAGTYEIVVTERTGGNAAERRFNLNIVRGPACNGPTGFGLVQTNSVPTAGSGSTFSRIAFGDFNRDGIVDMISTNFDADTVSVRLGNGDGGFTAPSVPEVNVGRAPQGIKVGDFNADGKHDFAVANVGGFNISIRLGDGLGGFTLPAVSEVSLSGHRPVEIEVVDFNRDGYADLASTLGETSSGGVSIRLGDGQGGFTVPPVPTVPTGPAPQSLAIGDVNGDGYFDLAVTNAGSLGPFDVVVHLGDGVGGFAATPVFRFQVGVRPGVVFMEDFDSDGDQDLFFANSTTGELFFGIGDGLGGFSFPAFPPIAVGQFRTDHVASGDLDRDGRTDLILGLRSGFVGAVWAVRGNGDGSFQTTPAASFDTPAGVSRVAMADLNNDGVQDIVSTRGEPSIQVALGSCSVLPVSVSGRVLTPGGNGIRNVVVVLTDSQGVRRLATTSSFGAYSFASVPVGSYVVAVVSKRYRFAPIQLNLVANATDVNLTGLE; encoded by the coding sequence TTGCTGATTTTACTTGGAGCCACGGCTGCTGCGGCATTACCCTTTCTACAGAGGGCTTTGGCCGGTGAAACGCCGCTTCGCGTCCTATCCCATCTCTTAACGGATGAGGGGAGTCCTGAACGCAACCGTCAGTCGATCCTTGAACAGCCTGCGGTCGCGTGCGGGTTGTTTATCGGCTCCGGCGTTCTCATGCGGTACCAGTCTACGGTTACGGCAAACATTGTTAATTACACATACGCCAACAGCCAAACTGCACCGAATGATTTTGCTATCTTTCAGACGCATGATCCCGCGGGTGGCCCACGAGTTACAGATGCAATAACCGGTACGGGACACACATTCACGGTTTTTTCGCCCGGCCAACTCGCGAGCGTGAGTCTTAGTTCCTATCGGGTCGTGGTTCTAAACTGGGAAGACCATTCCCTAGGCGAATTTGAATCACAGCATTCGGCTGCGTTGGGGCAACTTGAAACCTATGTGAACGCAGGAGGCGTCGTGTGGATTCAGGCCGCTTTTGAAGGAAATAACGGAAACAGTATTCCGATGCCCTTCGGTGGAACGGCGGTCTATGATCCAAGCGCTGCTGATCAGATCGCTGATCCGCTCAGTCCGATCGTTGCCGGAATTATGTCGCCGGACCTTTTTGGGGATCCCGCAAGTTCGACTGTTTTTCCGAATGTTCCTGCATCGGGCCACGTCGTCGTCAAAAATTTCAACGGATCGATACCGACACTATACGAAATAAAGGGTTCGGGCAGTTGCGTTCCTCCGGGAGGTACGCCGACCCCCACGCCATTTGTTACGCCAACGCCAAGTTCGACTCCGTCACCCGCACCAACTTCCACACCGACGCCAACGCCAACACCAGAGCCGACACTGACGCCGACGCCGACACCGACGCCAAGTCCAACGCCGACGCCGACACCGACGCCAAGTCCAACGCCGACGGCGACACCAACACCGACGCCAAGTCCAACACCGAATCCGACGCCGACAGCCACCCCGACGCCGACGCCGACACCGACGCCGACTACCACGCTGGGAATATATCCGGCAACGGGCGTTGGATTGAGTGGAAATACGACAGTTGTACCTGATGCTTCCCCGGCAAACGCGACCGATATCCGCGTATGGGCCTCGCCAGGGTTTAAGGGGACACTTGAAGTTGATCGGACCATGGGCGTCATTCGCGTTACAAATGCTCATCCGGCAAGATCGGGGGCGTATACGGTCACTGTCAGGGCGGTTGGCCCGGGCGGGGTGGCGACGCGAACTTTCGATTTGACCGTGACGGCGACTGCGTGCGCGGTATCTTCCGGATTCGCGTCACCTCCGGTGCCTGAAGTGATGGTTGGCAATAGCCCTATCTCGGTCGCGGTAGGTGATTTTAACGCCGACGGCGTTCAGGACATTGCCGTGGCGAACCTAATTTCAAACAGCGTATCGATACGGTTGGGAAATGGCAGCGGCGGCTTTATATCACCGGCCCCGCCCGAAGTAGCGGTTGGTAATTTCCCTATCTCCGTCGCGGTTGGCGATTTTAACGGTGATGGCATCCAGGATTTGGCAACAGCTAACAGTGCTTTTGGTTTAAACACCGTCTCCATCCGATTGGGAAATGGCGGCGGTGGTTTCACATCACCGGCGGTGCCTGAAGTGACGGTTGGCAGTTTACCAACGTCGGTCGCGATCAGCGATTTTAACGGCGACGGCATCCATGATCTTGCAACAACTAACCAAGTTGGAAACAATGTCTCGATCCGGTTGGGAGATGGCAGCGGCGGCTTCGAATCACCGGCAGTGCCTGAAGTAACGGTTGGCTCTGGTCCCGCAGCTGTAGCGGTTGGCGATTTTAACCGGGATGGCATCTACGATCTCGCCGTGGCGAATGGTGGGTCAGCCAACCTCTCGATCAGACTGGGAAACGGCAGCGGTGGCTTTACCTTGCCGACCGTGCCCGAAGTAACGGTTGGTAGTTTCCCAAACTCGGTCGCAGTTGCCGATTTTAACGGTGACGACATTCAGGATGTTGCGGTGGCGAACAGTGGCTCAACCACGGTCTCGATCCGACTGGGAAATGGCAGCGGCGGCTTTGTATCACCTGCCGTGCCTGAGGTGACTGTTCCATTGGGCCCCGAATCGATTGCGATCGGTGATTTTAATGGCGATAGAATGCAGGATCTTGCAGTGGCTGCGAATAGCCTTACAGACACTGTCTCGATCCGATTGGGAAATGGTAGCGGCGGCTTTATATCACCAGTGGTGCCCGAAGTAACGGTTGGCACTAACCCCAAGTCGGTCGTGGTTGGCGATTTCAACGGCGACGGCATCCACGATTTTGTCGCGGCCAACACCGGTTCAAGCACGGTCTCGATCCGGCTCGGTACCTGCACCTTAGCAACACCAACACCGACACCGACACCAACACCGACACCAACTCCAACGGCTTCGCCGATCCCAACGCCAACGGTGACTCCGAGTCCGAATCCGACTCCAACGCCGAATCCAACTCCGACTCTGACTCCAACGCCGACCCCAACCCCGAGCCCAACGCCAGCTCCGACGCCTGCGATCGGAAATTACCCAGCTACTGTCGTGAGCCTTAGCGGAAGTGCCTTCGTCCCTCCGACAAATCCTCCGCTACCGGGAAGCTCGGTTACGGTTTCGACGGATTTGCGGTTCAAAGGGCTTATTGCGGTCGACCGAGTTAGCGGGAGCGTCCAAATTACAAACGCATACCCTGCTGGCACTTACGAGATAGTAGTCACGGAGAGAACAGGTGGAAATGCCGCCGAACGCCGGTTTAATTTGAACATTGTCCGTGGGCCCGCATGCAATGGCCCCACCGGTTTTGGACTCGTGCAGACAAACTCAGTACCAACAGCCGGTTCCGGCTCCACTTTTTCCAGGATCGCTTTTGGTGACTTTAACCGTGACGGTATCGTGGACATGATCTCGACAAACTTCGATGCTGACACGGTGTCAGTCCGTTTAGGAAATGGGGACGGGGGCTTTACCGCTCCGTCGGTTCCCGAAGTTAACGTCGGAAGGGCTCCGCAGGGAATCAAAGTCGGCGATTTTAATGCGGACGGCAAGCACGACTTTGCGGTCGCCAACGTTGGCGGCTTCAATATTTCGATACGTCTTGGCGATGGCCTCGGCGGATTTACGTTACCCGCCGTTTCTGAGGTCTCTCTGTCGGGACATCGTCCGGTGGAGATCGAAGTCGTTGACTTTAACCGGGATGGTTATGCCGATCTCGCCAGCACGCTCGGCGAGACAAGCTCGGGCGGTGTATCGATCCGTCTCGGCGACGGACAGGGAGGTTTCACTGTGCCTCCGGTCCCAACTGTGCCGACAGGGCCGGCACCTCAATCCCTCGCGATTGGTGACGTAAATGGCGATGGATACTTCGATCTCGCGGTCACCAACGCAGGCTCGCTGGGGCCCTTTGACGTCGTCGTTCATCTAGGTGACGGCGTTGGAGGTTTCGCTGCTACACCTGTTTTTCGTTTCCAGGTAGGAGTGAGACCTGGGGTAGTGTTTATGGAGGACTTTGACAGCGATGGTGATCAAGATCTTTTCTTCGCAAACTCTACCACGGGGGAACTGTTTTTTGGTATCGGCGACGGTCTAGGTGGATTCAGTTTTCCGGCCTTCCCGCCGATTGCCGTTGGCCAATTTAGGACCGATCACGTGGCCAGCGGAGATCTTGACCGGGATGGACGAACCGACCTGATACTCGGGCTTAGAAGCGGATTTGTCGGCGCGGTTTGGGCGGTGAGAGGAAACGGTGACGGAAGTTTCCAAACGACGCCGGCTGCCTCCTTCGATACGCCAGCGGGAGTTTCCCGTGTCGCCATGGCTGACCTCAACAATGATGGAGTCCAGGATATTGTCTCGACTCGGGGGGAACCGTCGATTCAGGTAGCATTGGGATCATGTTCTGTCCTGCCTGTCTCGGTCTCAGGTAGAGTCTTGACGCCGGGTGGAAATGGGATCCGGAATGTGGTCGTTGTGTTGACTGACTCTCAGGGCGTCAGGCGGTTGGCCACGACGAGTTCCTTTGGTGCTTATTCCTTCGCCAGCGTACCGGTTGGATCTTATGTCGTGGCTGTCGTGTCTAAACGGTATCGTTTTGCTCCGATCCAGTTGAACCTCGTGGCAAATGCGACTGATGTTAATTTGACCGGGCTTGAGTGA
- a CDS encoding CpsD/CapB family tyrosine-protein kinase, with product MSILKALQKKHTEALGTGEIAVNENIVPFNRSVRRTNVPPDLLGDGMVIGSPSSAFIGQPHSTNGTALPVRLGSEISAGAKLNAESLTRVGDRRLPDFVSWTVDTERVEPRLVAITQPQSNYCEEYRSLRTHVLHKSQRQKLQSIVVASVNPSEGKSVTALNLSWLLAQTDGVKCLIIDSDLRMPSLADYLGIETDKGLSHVLTGDATLAESIVRLEPSGLHILPGGDARNDVAEMISGPKFKEILKEAREMFDYVIIDAPPLGIFTDATVLINHADGALLVVRANRTKCSAIERVLEPIPKDRMLGVVLNQSEDVLEESHYNYGYYNYKRLGETVAP from the coding sequence ATGAGCATCCTTAAAGCATTACAAAAGAAGCATACCGAAGCTCTCGGAACCGGCGAGATCGCCGTCAACGAGAATATCGTGCCCTTTAACCGGAGCGTCCGGCGGACAAATGTCCCGCCCGACCTTCTTGGTGACGGCATGGTTATCGGTAGCCCAAGTTCGGCGTTCATAGGGCAGCCGCATTCTACGAACGGGACGGCACTCCCTGTTCGTTTGGGATCGGAGATCTCTGCCGGGGCAAAATTGAACGCCGAATCCTTAACGCGTGTCGGTGATCGACGGTTACCTGACTTTGTCAGTTGGACCGTCGACACCGAACGCGTTGAGCCAAGACTCGTCGCTATAACACAGCCACAGTCAAATTATTGTGAGGAGTACCGCAGCCTCCGTACTCATGTTCTGCATAAGAGCCAGCGTCAGAAGCTGCAGTCGATCGTGGTCGCGAGCGTAAACCCCAGCGAGGGGAAATCCGTAACAGCACTCAATCTCTCCTGGCTTCTTGCTCAAACTGACGGCGTCAAATGCCTGATCATCGACAGCGATCTGCGTATGCCGAGCCTTGCTGACTACCTGGGGATCGAAACAGACAAAGGCCTTTCGCACGTTCTGACTGGAGATGCCACGTTAGCCGAGTCGATCGTTCGGCTCGAGCCTTCTGGCCTCCATATTTTGCCCGGCGGCGATGCCCGCAACGACGTTGCGGAAATGATCTCAGGGCCGAAATTCAAAGAGATATTGAAGGAAGCACGTGAGATGTTCGACTACGTGATCATCGATGCTCCGCCGCTCGGAATTTTTACCGACGCTACGGTTCTGATCAACCACGCTGACGGAGCCCTGCTTGTTGTGCGGGCAAATAGAACAAAATGCAGCGCTATCGAACGCGTACTCGAACCAATTCCGAAAGACCGCATGCTCGGCGTTGTCCTCAACCAGAGTGAGGACGTGCTCGAGGAATCGCACTATAACTACGGTTACTACAATTACAAACGCCTCGGTGAGACGGTCGCTCCATAA